A section of the Candidatus Acidiferrales bacterium genome encodes:
- a CDS encoding sugar phosphate isomerase/epimerase family protein, with translation MIRVFSTYLYFNQPLTPEVLRQIEAAELNHLEIFAGRYHFDYAERASVQQMADWLADRELHLHSIHSPIYLDDESRRRSEHPISIAEPERVRRLEAVDEVKRVLEVAEVIPFRYLVQHLGLSHELFDQRKFDAAFNSLEHLCVFAKQRGVTIALENIPNELSTAANLLTFIEQTHLRDLRICFDAGHAHLEEGVAAAFSVLKELVVTMHLHDNLGDRDAHLFPYEGSIDWDAALKAFGQKAGELPFVLELKNHGVAEPLRQAQEVFRRFEIALAAEPH, from the coding sequence ATGATCCGAGTCTTTTCCACTTACCTCTATTTCAACCAGCCTTTGACGCCGGAGGTCCTTCGCCAGATCGAGGCGGCGGAATTAAACCATCTGGAGATTTTTGCTGGCCGCTACCATTTCGACTATGCCGAACGGGCCAGCGTGCAGCAAATGGCCGACTGGCTTGCCGATCGCGAGTTGCATCTCCACTCGATCCACTCTCCTATTTATCTGGATGATGAGTCGCGCCGTCGCAGCGAGCATCCCATTTCCATCGCCGAGCCCGAGCGGGTGCGGCGGCTCGAGGCAGTGGATGAGGTGAAGCGCGTCCTCGAAGTGGCCGAGGTGATACCCTTTCGCTATCTTGTGCAGCACCTCGGACTCTCCCACGAGCTTTTCGATCAGCGCAAGTTCGATGCGGCGTTCAACAGTCTGGAGCACCTGTGCGTCTTCGCCAAGCAACGGGGCGTCACGATTGCGCTCGAAAATATCCCGAATGAACTGTCCACCGCCGCCAACCTTCTCACCTTCATCGAGCAGACTCACCTCCGCGACCTCCGCATCTGCTTCGATGCCGGCCATGCCCATCTGGAAGAGGGTGTGGCGGCAGCTTTTAGCGTTTTGAAGGAGTTGGTGGTGACCATGCACCTGCACGATAACCTGGGCGACCGCGATGCCCATCTCTTTCCCTACGAGGGCTCGATTGATTGGGATGCGGCGCTCAAGGCTTTTGGCCAGAAAGCGGGCGAGCTGCCGTTTGTGCTGGAACTCAAGAACCACGGTGTTGCCGAGCCGTTGCGGCAGGCGCAAGAAGTCTTTCGGCGGTTTGAAATTGCCCTCGCGGCCGAGCCGCATTAG
- the asnS gene encoding asparagine--tRNA ligase yields the protein MPVVEIRRIGEFEGQEVTLRGWLYNLRESGKILFPLFRDGTGLMQGVVARNSVGDPIFDAVKNLTEESSVIVTGKVRRDERAPGGYELDVTGINVLQAVPLSDPYPIQRKEHGVDFLMEHRHLWIRSPRQAGVLRVRHEVVRAIRDFFDDRGFVLADAPIFTPAACEGTTTLFGLDYFDEGKAYLTQSGQLYSEATAAALGKVYCFGPTFRAEKSKTRRHLTEFWMVEPEVAFARLEEIMLLAEDLVSFVVARVLERRPAELKLLERDTSRLEAARTPFPRLSYDDAVELLREKGSRIEWGGDFGGPDETLLGEQFDRPVMVHGYPTAIKAFYMETEPKRPEVSRSVDMLAPEGYGEIIGGGERISDYNLLLKRLEEHRLPREAFEWYLDLRRYGSVPHAGFGLGVERTVAWICGIEHIRETIPFPRLIYRIYP from the coding sequence ATGCCGGTAGTCGAAATCCGCCGCATAGGAGAGTTTGAAGGCCAGGAGGTTACGCTCCGGGGCTGGCTCTATAACCTGCGCGAATCAGGCAAGATTCTCTTTCCCCTCTTTCGCGACGGCACCGGACTGATGCAAGGGGTGGTGGCACGCAACTCGGTCGGCGATCCAATCTTTGACGCCGTCAAGAACCTGACTGAGGAATCTTCTGTCATCGTAACCGGAAAAGTGCGGCGAGACGAGCGCGCGCCAGGCGGCTATGAACTCGACGTCACGGGGATCAATGTCCTCCAGGCCGTTCCCCTCTCCGACCCCTATCCCATCCAGCGCAAAGAGCACGGCGTGGACTTTCTGATGGAGCATCGTCACCTCTGGATTCGCTCGCCCCGCCAGGCCGGGGTTCTTCGCGTCCGCCACGAAGTGGTGCGAGCGATCCGCGACTTTTTTGACGACCGTGGCTTTGTCCTGGCCGATGCGCCCATTTTTACCCCGGCGGCCTGCGAGGGCACGACCACGCTCTTCGGCCTTGACTATTTCGATGAGGGCAAGGCTTACCTCACCCAGTCGGGCCAGCTCTATAGCGAAGCCACCGCCGCAGCCCTCGGCAAGGTCTATTGCTTCGGGCCCACTTTTCGCGCCGAAAAATCCAAAACGCGGCGCCACCTGACCGAGTTCTGGATGGTCGAGCCGGAAGTCGCCTTTGCCCGGCTCGAAGAGATCATGCTGCTGGCGGAAGACCTTGTCTCGTTCGTGGTGGCCCGCGTGCTCGAGCGGCGCCCGGCGGAGCTGAAGCTGCTCGAGCGCGACACGAGCCGACTCGAAGCGGCCAGAACACCTTTCCCCCGGCTGAGTTATGACGATGCGGTCGAATTGCTTCGGGAAAAGGGCAGCCGTATCGAGTGGGGCGGCGATTTTGGCGGCCCCGATGAAACCCTTTTGGGCGAGCAATTTGACCGGCCGGTGATGGTTCACGGCTACCCGACCGCCATCAAGGCCTTCTACATGGAAACCGAGCCAAAGCGGCCGGAAGTTTCCCGTTCGGTGGATATGTTGGCGCCCGAGGGCTACGGCGAAATCATTGGCGGGGGCGAGCGCATCTCCGACTATAACCTTTTGCTCAAACGGCTCGAAGAGCACCGGTTGCCGCGCGAGGCTTTCGAATGGTATCTCGATCTCCGCCGCTACGGTTCCGTCCCCCACGCCGGCTTCGGCCTGGGCGTCGAACGCACCGTCGCCTGGATTTGCGGCATTGAGCACATCCGCGAGACGATCCCCTTCCCTCGGTTGATCTATCGCATTTACCCGTGA